The Candidatus Limnocylindrales bacterium genomic interval TGCCTGCCCTTGCGGACAAGCTGGTTGATCGTCGGCACTCGGAACTCCTTAATGGCCTAATTGGTCCGGTCACGTCTGCACGGTTGCCTAGGATGCCTCGTTGCGGACACCCCGGCGGCACTCCGTGCGGGCGCCGAATGACGCCCCGCCCGATCCAAAGAACCCGGGAAACTACGTTTGCCCCGCAGAGACGTCAAACGTCCGCGACGCACCGCATTTCGTTTTTAAATTCGCCTACCTTTCCAAACCCGCCCGCCGGCCGGCGCGCCCCTGCGCCGAACCGCCGCCCCATCCACTCACTTTTGTCACCTCTGGCCCCAGCCGGCCTGCCGCATCTCATTGAGGGCTGCTGGACCGGGCAGTCATCCGCTCCTCCCGCACTCCGTCCCGACTCACCCCTGACGAATCGTCCGAGCCGCGCCCGCGGGGCGTCCCGAGCGGGCCGGGGCCGTCTCTGCGGCGGACCGTCGGGTTCCCCCCGTGGATCCGCCGTGGACATGACCCCGGCCCCGCCCGCTGTCGTTCCAACCCGCCGGCAACCAGCAGCCCGGCGGTCAATTACATGCCCAGGTGCAAGGCCTGGGTAAGGTCGTCCTCTGCCTTCTCGCCCACTCCCGGCACGTCGATCTCGACGCTGGTGTAGGTGGCCACGCCCGTTCCGGCAGGAATGAGCCGGCCCATGATCACGTTCTCCTTGAGCCCGCGCAGATGGTCGGTCCAGCCGTTGACCGAGGCCTCCGTCAGCACCTTGGTCGTCTCCTGGAACGATGCCGCCGAGATGAAGCTCTCGGTGGCCAGGCTGGCCTTGGTGATGCCGAGCAGCATCGGCTCGGCGATAGCCGGCCGCTTGCCCGCATCGAAGAGCGCGCGGTTCGTCTCCTCGAAACGCCACTTCTCGATCTGATCGCCGACCAGCAGCCCCGAGTCGCCCGCATCGCGGATTCGAACGCGGCGCAGCATCTGGCGCACGATCACCTCGATGTGCTTGTCGTTGATGCGGACGCCCTGGAGACGGTAGATCTCCTGCACCTCGTCGACGAGGTAGGCCGCCAGCTCCTTCTCGCCCTTGACGGTGAGAATGTCGTGCGGGTTGGAGGACCCGGCGTGGAGCTGCTGTCCGGCGCGGATGTAGTCGCCTTCCTGCACCAGGATGTGCTTGCCCTTGCCGATCAGGTACTCGCGCGGCTCACCGACCTCGGGCGTGACGATGATCTTGCGCTTGCCCTTGGTGTCCTTGCCGAAGCTGACCACGCCGTCGATGTCGCTGATGGCGGCCACTTCCTTCGGACGCCGTGCCTCGAACAGCTCGGCCACGCGCGGCAGACCGCCGGTGATGTCCTTGGTCTTGGTGGTCTCTCGCGGAATCTTCGCGACCACGTCGCCCGGCGTCGTCTCGTGTCCTTCCTCGACGTTGAGGTAGGCGCCCTCGGGCAGTGCGTAGCGAGCATCGCCGCCGCGCGGACGCGTCATCGGCTTGCCGGTGGCGTCGCGGATGACGATGGCCGGGCGGCGGTCCTTGGCCTGCTTGGAGGCCGTGATGACCTTGGTCGCGAGGCCCGTGTTCGGATCGACGCGCTCCTCCATCGTCTCGCCGTCGACGATGTCCTCGAAGTGCGCGGTTCCGCCGACTTCCGTGATGATCGGCGTCATGAACGGATCCCACTCGGCCACCAGCTCGCCGGCCTTGACGCGCTCGCCGTCGCGCTTGCGAAGGCGCGCGCCGTGCACGAGCGGATAGCGCTCGCGCTCGCGGTGCTGGCCTTCCTCGAGAACCTCGACGATCGACACTTCCGCGTTGCGGTTCATGACGACCAGGTTGCTCTCGCGGTCGACCACGAACTCGACGTTGTTGAACTTGATGACGCCGTCGTTGCGCGGCTCGAGCGTGGTCTGCTCGGCTCGCCGCGAGGCCGTGCCGCCGATGTGGAAGGTCCGCATCGTCAGCTGCGTTCCCGGCTCGCCGATGGACTGCGCGGCGATCACGCCGATGGCCTCGCCCACGCCGACCAGATGCCCGCGCGCCAGGTCGCGGCCGTAGCACAGCGCGCACACGCCGCGGCGGGCCTGACACGTCAGCACGGACCGGATCTTGACCCGCTCGACGCCGGCGTTCTCCACCACCTCGACCAGGCCCTCGTCGATCTCGCGATTGGCGGGGACCAGTACGTCGTTGGTGAACGGATCGACGATGTCTTCGAGGGCCACGCGTCCGAGGATGCGGTCGCCGAGGCGCTCGATGATCTCGCCGCCTTCGATCAGCGGCGTGATGTCAATGCCGTCCAGCGCTCCGCAGTCGTGCTCGGTGATCACCGCATCCTGCGCGACGTCGACCAGACGGCGCGTCAGGTAGCCCGAGTTGGCCGTCTTCAAGGCCGTGTCGGCCAGACCCTTTCGGGCACCGTGCGTGGAGATGAAGTACTGCAGCACGGTCAGGCCTTCACGGAAGTTGGCCGTGATGGGCGTCTCGATGATCTCGCCGGACGGCTTGGCCATCAGGCCTCGCATGCCCGCCAGCTGACGGATCTGCTGCGCGCTGCCGCGGGCTCCCGAGTCGGCCATCATGTAGACGGGGTTGAAGCTGACGACCTCGCGGCTGCCGCCGCCGTTGCCACCGCCCTCGATGGAGATGGTTTCGGTGGCCATCACCCGCATCATCTCGTCGGCGATGCGGTCGGTGACGTTGGCCCAGATGTCGACGACCTTGTTGTAGCGCTCGCCGTTGGTGATGAAGCCGGCCTCGTACTGCTTCTGGATCTCGCGCACGGCATCGCCGGCCTCGTCCAGCAGCCGGGTCTTACCCTGCGGGATCTTCAGATCCTTGATGCCGATGGAGACGCCGGCCTTGGTGGCCATCGAATAGCCGAGGTCCTTGAGACGATCGGCCAGGATCACGCAGTGCTTGTTGCCGCAGTTGCGGTAGGTGATGTCGACGAGGTCACCGAGCACGCGCTTGTTGAGCGTCAGGTTGACGTGCTTGAAGTCGACTTCCTTCGGCACGATCTCGTAGACCAGAACGCGGCCGACGGTGGTGTCGACGAGCTTGCCGTTGTGGCGGACCTTGACCGCCGCATGAAGATGCACGGCTCCCTGGTCGTACGCCACGCGCACCTCGTCGAAATTCGCGAAGATCTTGCCTTCGCCGAGCGCGCCCGGCCGCTGGCGCGTCATGTAGTAGAGGCCGAGCACGATGTCCTGCGTCGGCACGATGATGGGCTTGCCGTGCGCCGGGCTCAGGATGTTGTTGGTCGACATCATGAGCACGCGCGCCTCGACCTGCGCCTCAACCGACAGCGGCACGTGCACCGCCATCTGGTCGCCGTCGAAGTCGGCGTTGAAGGCCGCGCACACCAGCGGATGGAGCTGGATCGCCTTGCCCTCGATCAGCACCGGCTCGAAGGCCTGGATGCCGAGGCGGTGCAGCGTGGGCGCGCGGTTGAGCATCACCGGATGCTCGCGGATGACCTCGTCCAGGATGTCCCAGACCTCGGGACGCTCCTTCTCGACCATCTTCTTGGCCGACTTGATGGTCGTGACCAGGCCGCGCTCCTCGAGCTTGCCGTAGATGAACGGCTTGAACAGCTCCAGAGCCATCTTCTTGGGAAGGCCGCACTGGTGCAGGCGAAGCTCGGGGCCCACCACGATCACCGAGCGGCCCGAGTAGTCGACGCGCTTGCCGAGCAGGTTCTGACGGAAGCGGCCCGTCTTGCCCTTGAGCATGTCGGACAGGGACTTGAGCGGCCGCTTGTTCGCGCCCGTGATCGGACGGCCGCGCCGGCCGTTGTCGAACAGCGCGTCGACCGCCTCCTGCAGCATGCGCTTCTCGTTGCGCACGATGATGTCGGGCGCATTGAGCTCGATCAGCCGCTTGAGGCGGTTGTTGCGGTTGATGACGCGGCGATACAGGTCGTTCAGGTCCGAGGTCGCGAAGCGTCCGCCGTCCAGCGGAACCAGCGGCCGCAGGTCGGGCGGAATGACCGGGATCACCTCGAGCACCATCCAGCCCGGCTGGCTGCGGGAGTGCTGGAAGGCCTGCACGACCTTGAGGCGCTTGACCAGCTTCTTGCGCTTGGCCTCGCTGCTGGTCTCCGAAAGCTGCTGGCGCAGGTCCTCGGCCAGGTCCTCGATGTCGATGGAGGTCAGGACCTTGCGGATCGCCTCCCCGCCCATGCCCGCGATGAAGCTGCCCGGGCCGTGCTCGACGACCTTCTGGCGGTACTCCATCTCCGACAGGAGCTGGTTCTGCTCGAGATCGGTGTCCAGCGGATCCACCACGATGTAGCTCTCGTAGTAGAGCACCTTCTCGAGCTGCTTGAGCGTCAGGTCGACCAGCGTGCCGATGCGGCTGGGCAGGCTCTTGGTGAACCAGATGTGCGCGATCGGCGTGGCCAGCTCGATGTGGCCCATGCGCTCGCGGCGCACCTTGGACTGGATGACCTCCACGCCGCACTTCTCGCAGACCACGCCACGGTGCCGCATGCGCTTGTACTTGCCGCAGTTGCACTCGTAGTCCTTGGTCGGACCGAAGATCTTGGCGCAGAAAAGACCGTCGCGCTCGGGCTTGAACGTCCTGTAGTTGATCGTCTCGGGCTTCTTCACCTCGCCGTGGGACCAGGAGCGGATCACGTCCGGCGACGCGATGCCGATGCGGATGGCGGTGAAGCTGCGCGGGTCCTTGGGTTTGTCGAAAAGCTGAGTGAGCAGATTCTCCATCAAGCGGCCTCCTCCTGGCCTTCGACGAGCTGCACGTCGAGGGCCAGGGACTGGAGCTCTTTCACCATGACGTTGAACGACTCGGGCAGCCCCGGCTCGAGCGTGTTCTCGTTCTTGACGATCGCCTCGTACATTCGGGTGCGGCCGGCAACGTCGTCCGACTTCACCGTGAGCATTTCCTGGAGGGTGTACGCGGCACCGTAGGCTTCGAGCGCCCACACTTCCATTTCGCCGAGACGCTGGCCGCCGAACTGGGCCTTGCCGCCCAGAGGCTGCTGCGTCACCAGCGAGTATGGACCGGTGGAGCGCGCGTGGATCTTGTCGTCCACCAGGTGGTGGAGCTTGAGCATGTACATGACGCCGACCGTGACAGGCATGTCGAAGCGGTCTCCGGTCTTGCCGTCGCGCAGGTAGGCCTGTCCCGACTCGGGCAGATTGGCCAGCTCGATCAGGCCGAAGATCTCCTCTTCACTGGCGCCGTCGAACACCGGCGTCGAGATGTGGATGCCGCGCCGTGCCTTCTCGGCCAGGACGCGCAGGTCGTGCTCGTCCAGGCCGTCGACGAACGACGAGACGCCGGCGCCTTCGTACGAGCGCCGCATGCGCTCGCGAAGCGCATCGAAGTCGTTCTTCTGCGCCAGGTCCCACATGATCGCGCCCAGGCGCTTGGCTGCCCAGCCAAGGTGCGTCTCCAGGATCTGGCCCACGTTCATTCGCGACGGCACGCCGAGCGGGTTCAGGCAGATCTCGACGGGCGTTCCGTCCTCGAGGAACGGCATGTCCTCTTCGGGAACGATCTTGGAGACCACGCCCTTGTTGCCGTGGCGGCCGGCCATCTTGTCGCCCACCTGCAGGCGGCGCTTGATGGCCACGAAGACCTTCACCATCTTGATCACGCCCGGCGCCAGCTCGTCGCCTGCGCTCAGGCGCTCGATCTTGGCGTCAAACTGCGCGTTGATGGCGTGACTCTTGGAGTTCATGGCATCGACGATGCGCGCCAGCTCCTCCTCGGCCTTCTCGTCACCGACCTTGATCTCGGCCCAGTAGGCCGACGGAATCTTGACCAGCGTCTCGCGATCGACGACCGCGTCCTTGGCCAGCAGTACATTGCGCGTGTCGTCGGTCAGGCGCGTCTGCGTCGGACGGTCGCCGAGCAGCTCCAGGATCGAGCTGATGGCGTTGGTGCGGATGATGCGAAGCTCGTCGCCGCGGTCCTTCTCGAGCTTGCGGCGCTGCTCCTCGTCGATGCGCGTGGCCCGCTCGTCCTTGGCCACGCCCTTGCGCGAGAAGACGCGCGCGTCGATGACGGTGCCTTCGGTGCCCGGAGGCATGCGCAGAGACGTGTCGCGCACCTCCCCGGCCTTCTCGCCGAAGATCGCGCGCAGCAGCTTCTCTTCCGGAGACAGCTGCGTCTCGCCCTTGGGCGTGATCTTGCCGACCAGGATGTCTCCGGGCCCGACTTCGGCGCCGATGCGGATGATGCCCGCCTCGTCGAGGTCCTTCAGCGCCTCCTCGCCGACGTTCGGGATGTCGCGGGTGATTTCCTCGGGCCCGAGCTTGGTGTCGCGGGCGACGCACTCGAACTCCTCGATGTGCACCGAGGTGAAGTAGTCTTCCTTGACGAGGCGCTCGGAGACCAGGATGGAGTCTTCGAAGTTGTAGCCGTTCCACGGCATGAACGCGACGACCACGTTGCGGCCGAGCGCCAGGTCTCCGCACTCGGTCGACGGCCCGTCGGCGATCACGTCGCCGGCATCCACGCGCTCGCCC includes:
- the rpoC gene encoding DNA-directed RNA polymerase subunit beta'; this encodes MENLLTQLFDKPKDPRSFTAIRIGIASPDVIRSWSHGEVKKPETINYRTFKPERDGLFCAKIFGPTKDYECNCGKYKRMRHRGVVCEKCGVEVIQSKVRRERMGHIELATPIAHIWFTKSLPSRIGTLVDLTLKQLEKVLYYESYIVVDPLDTDLEQNQLLSEMEYRQKVVEHGPGSFIAGMGGEAIRKVLTSIDIEDLAEDLRQQLSETSSEAKRKKLVKRLKVVQAFQHSRSQPGWMVLEVIPVIPPDLRPLVPLDGGRFATSDLNDLYRRVINRNNRLKRLIELNAPDIIVRNEKRMLQEAVDALFDNGRRGRPITGANKRPLKSLSDMLKGKTGRFRQNLLGKRVDYSGRSVIVVGPELRLHQCGLPKKMALELFKPFIYGKLEERGLVTTIKSAKKMVEKERPEVWDILDEVIREHPVMLNRAPTLHRLGIQAFEPVLIEGKAIQLHPLVCAAFNADFDGDQMAVHVPLSVEAQVEARVLMMSTNNILSPAHGKPIIVPTQDIVLGLYYMTRQRPGALGEGKIFANFDEVRVAYDQGAVHLHAAVKVRHNGKLVDTTVGRVLVYEIVPKEVDFKHVNLTLNKRVLGDLVDITYRNCGNKHCVILADRLKDLGYSMATKAGVSIGIKDLKIPQGKTRLLDEAGDAVREIQKQYEAGFITNGERYNKVVDIWANVTDRIADEMMRVMATETISIEGGGNGGGSREVVSFNPVYMMADSGARGSAQQIRQLAGMRGLMAKPSGEIIETPITANFREGLTVLQYFISTHGARKGLADTALKTANSGYLTRRLVDVAQDAVITEHDCGALDGIDITPLIEGGEIIERLGDRILGRVALEDIVDPFTNDVLVPANREIDEGLVEVVENAGVERVKIRSVLTCQARRGVCALCYGRDLARGHLVGVGEAIGVIAAQSIGEPGTQLTMRTFHIGGTASRRAEQTTLEPRNDGVIKFNNVEFVVDRESNLVVMNRNAEVSIVEVLEEGQHRERERYPLVHGARLRKRDGERVKAGELVAEWDPFMTPIITEVGGTAHFEDIVDGETMEERVDPNTGLATKVITASKQAKDRRPAIVIRDATGKPMTRPRGGDARYALPEGAYLNVEEGHETTPGDVVAKIPRETTKTKDITGGLPRVAELFEARRPKEVAAISDIDGVVSFGKDTKGKRKIIVTPEVGEPREYLIGKGKHILVQEGDYIRAGQQLHAGSSNPHDILTVKGEKELAAYLVDEVQEIYRLQGVRINDKHIEVIVRQMLRRVRIRDAGDSGLLVGDQIEKWRFEETNRALFDAGKRPAIAEPMLLGITKASLATESFISAASFQETTKVLTEASVNGWTDHLRGLKENVIMGRLIPAGTGVATYTSVEIDVPGVGEKAEDDLTQALHLGM